The Venturia canescens isolate UGA chromosome 4, ASM1945775v1, whole genome shotgun sequence genomic interval cGTGGAAGAAATACCTAAATGGTCcgattcaatcatttttggaaaatacataaaattgttcattaagtgctataaaaaattatactgTTCTCAACACTTGTTGAAATACtcacttttcgttttttcttcctcctgcGTAAGATCGATGAGGTCactatttttcgttttggATGCCTGCAACGCCGCTGTCTGCCGAATTGGGTTTGCCACAGTTCCGTTAACGACAATAGTCTGTCAGCATATAAGCCACGAAGGAGTTTAACAATCGTTTGTTTAAAATTGAGGCAAATTCCAATTGTAGTGTGTTTCAGTACTTCCATTCTTTGAAACGTAACTTACGTTAGATGCCAAGAGCTGTGAACTAAGGACGGGTGGCTGTTGATTTGCCGTTGTAACCGACGGTCTGGAGTCCGAAGCAGCTTTAGTAACGACAAGAGCCGCTGGCGTTATCGTTGAGGCGTGCGGACTATTGACGGGGGTTGATACACTGCTGATTACAGGTGAACTAGTCGAATTCTCTGGTCTTCTTGGTGAGCGAACTTTCACCGTTCGTTTTATTCCGGGTGCAACGGATTCTCCCTGTGGTTGTGTTACTTGTTGCGCTggttgtttttgttgttgaaattgttgctgctgttgtccGGCGATCACTCCGTTCATCGTTGTTCCAGCGATAATTTTTTGTGCTTGTTGCAGTTGGCGCAAATTCTGAATTCCATGATCCTAAACGAATCGTTATGGatgaatcacattttttattgttttcagTAATCGACTAAAGGGGACTACAAAAGTCCCCTTAGTCTCAATAGGCTCAATAggaattttgttaaaaataataattttcgaattgaaaaaatatccattCAAAATCGattgtaaatgaatttttttcattctatttttAACCGTTGTAACAAAAATGTAGTTTAACCTTTAGATGGCCGGGATTTGAGAGTTAAAATCGCCTTCGAAAAGTGCCCAAATTAGTGTCTGGTATCACGTATCAGCTACATACAAAGGTCATATCACAGGGCGAGTCGATATATCGGTTTTCCGATCCTCTAGaggttaataattttttatcttatCCAATAGAATAATGGAACGTTTGATTGAATAATTTACCGTGACAAAGTTCACTTGAAGTCCAACGGAACGGTTGATTTTAATAGGTACAACGGTTTTAGAGTCGGGGTTCGATCGTAGATCCGCTTTGAAACGACTCAATACCATCTCGAAGTCTTTGACCTGTTTGGCCAATTGTTGACATTTAAGTCGCGTGGCTTCTTGATTTCTTTCAGAAACTTTGGCTTGCTCCCGCAATTTCCCAATCTCGCCTTTCATTGTTAtagtttcaacgattttttgtaTCAATAGTTCCTCCAAATCCTAtttcaaagtaaaaaaggTATAAAAAGGACGATTGTATTGGCATTATTTAAACTTCCAAGAAGCCATCTTTATTCTGCAGTCATCGAGAGATTCACACAGCTTTTCTCGAGAATTGCAAAGTTGATAATCAAGTATtaaggaagtaaaaaattgcaaCTGTGAATTCTGCTGGCATCGTAAATTTTACtgatttttgcttcctcatcgagacgatgaaaattttttttttccagttttcaatgtcaatgtgctcaaaatgttccaaaacatcgaaaaatcatatctagaaaaaatgtccggatgtgtgtgtgtatgtgtgtgtgttatggcactgcaaaattcaaacgcttataactcggaaacggtttgagatacagggctaccgttttacacagatgttaatctatacaagctcttcactctctgataattttgtcagaatttgtaaaaaatcacgaatctgacgacgttttgaaattttcataaaaagggtgtcgacgctctaactttcgaaaatttagagatttattaagaattttttttttataaatagactatcataataggaaggttggtattgaatttggggaatatcggttgagtggttcaaattttatgacattttgaattttacgaaaatatgaatttttcaaaaaatcgtccaaccgcttcaatttttggaaatcttGTAAGATATtatgtataagtctgtacttcctctatacttttcagcaaagttgtcagaattatttaatttcagtgtaaatagaaaaaaacaatgaaaattgaaagttgcaaactgttttttctgatggctcgtcattcagttgttttttatggatttatacaaagagataaattaaagttcgtaaaagaaggcagagaaaataatgtatttacattatttccttgtatacaaaaaaaatgctgcaaattgaaatttgcaaattgcttcctcaacaTGATCAAGATGCACCGTGCTCAACATCTTGAGCACGGTGCTCAAagtttcctctatgaggaagccaaaatgataaatatagcacctcatagaggaaactttgagcatcgtgcatcttgatcatcttgaggaagcaatttgcaaatttcaatttgcagcatttttttgttctctttttGGCTGAAAGTTGAAACTTGGAGAATCGTTGAATTAGCAGAACTCGAGGACTATGGAATTTGAATCGAAAAGCATACAGAAAAAAAGGGTTTCATTTCAGAGtgattatcattttatacAGTGGTTCACCTTCCATTTTTGAGCTTTCCAGAACTAAAAATGACTTCGTAACAAATATTGTTGTATGCTCACCTCTTGCCTCAACTTGCATAAACTGCCATTGGCTTCgcgacgaaaaaattgacgaacgCTATGAAGAGTTTGTTTCGTTTCCGACTCTACGGATTCGCTCTTCGTCGAAATATCGCCGTTCAACGTGACAtccgatttcaattttttcgtagcTGTACCCTCGGATTTGATCTCATCATCGACGTAATTACGTTTAAGCGTGGGCGGTGAGGTAGCACGTGAATTATTGTTTGGCTTGTGAGTTATCACGATGAATTTACTCAAACTATCGTTCGACTCCGAATCTGTGTTTGCCAAACATTCTTTTCTTATCATCTCCTCCGCGTTTTGAgctgtttttctcttttgtctGACATTTTcgtattctgaaaaaaaaaaaaaaaagaaaaacattagACTCTGTACGATCCGTCGATACAACTGCTCTTATTTTCTGCCAGACCACCCGATTATTTAAACAACcagatcgaaaaataattccacATACCAAACACAAAGCTGTATGAAACAAACGCAATAGAAAAGTACAGGAAaaattcaatggtatttctcAAGAAGATCTATCAGTCATAAAGTCGATTAGAATAATCCTGCTGCACGTTTTATTCGAAGGAGCTTGTTAtccaaagaaaaatagacTTAGACTCTACGCATCAGAGAAGAAGGTCCGACATTTGTTTTCCTCGATATATCAAGCATGTCCGAAAGAAACGTGTATCTGCTTTTTAGTTATCTCTCAGCACTCACGCAACTGATAGATCACCttaacaataaaatttttcgaaataatgcAGATTCGAATTTTCCATACGTTCGCAACACCATCACCATCGCCACTAAATTTGCAGAAGGGTCtaaacatgaagaatttcCTATGGGAAAAGAAGCTCCTTCAGAGATCTAGTGTTCGtcataaatctgaaaaatatcTAATAATTCATTCATATGACATACAATCAGAATTGGGTCTATTGAGAAGAGAGTTTCTCAGTTCAAAATGCCATACAATTGCTTTCATTTCCAGGCTGCAGCTGAATTTCGCAACATTCCGATGAGACATTCATGCACTCGTCATTCCAAATACATCAAATTTGTAATTTGATGattactcgaaaaattcaaatagcaCAAGCAGTTTTATTCTTCTGTTATCTTCACCAAGTTTATTCTATTGTATGGTAGAATAGTTGGAAAAGCCCTTGGATTATTTTTACTTATTTATGCATTAGTGGTTAtcgaaaatataaatgtatCCAAAGCATTTTGAATTTGCCCACATCAAATGAAGCATTTGGAATTAAATATGTGAGGAAATCCTTACTGCATCACACCAATGTTTGAAGATTAAGAAGCGGTATCGCTGGAGATATGAGTTGACATGGATATTCCTACTGCGAATTCTACTAATTGATTGCTTAAAATTATCACATCAACTAAACcagatttaatgaaatttataaGTAGTTAGCCGTTCGTTTATGAATGGAATAATATTAGGTTCATTCTCACTAAAAAGCTCCAAACAATCTTGAAAAAGAGATGTCTTTAGGCACACCATTTCCCCAATCGCTCATCAGTGTTTCGATTATAATTTACTATAAATGCTatggatatgaaaaaataaagttgaGAATAAACGGAGGAAAAGCAAGAAAGCGAGCTCGTGCGTTAACAACAATCTTAATAATGGAAACTAGAATATGAACAACCCATTCCAATTCCTACCTTGGGTATCGTCTTGACTAATAGCGTTTTCGCGGAGGGTATTCAACGACTTTCGACTACGTTTTTGCTTCCGCTTGGCAGGTACTTCGATCACTTCGCAGTCATCCATTCTTTCATCGTCATCGGCTTCGTGATCGTCCGAGCgagcagcatttttttcctcgacgtTCCGCCTCGGGCCAAATGACTTTTCTACAACGTTATTAATTATAGTGTTCTCCACCGACTCGGGAATTAAGTTTTCTCCGTTACTATTAGTTACTGTATTTTCGACATTCGGTGTATCGATGTTCTTGTCCGTTTTCGCAATCGCATCTGACACGTTTTCGCTCAAAACTTGAGAAGAATCGTTTTCCTTGACGGTAGACTCACTCGTATTCTCACTCTTCTTACTTTTCATTTGTATTCTCTTCGAAAGATCCATTTCGTCGAGCATTATTTCTGACAACGTGCGTTTTAGCGAAGAACGCAACGTCGCCACTTTATCGGTGCCATTATCGTTCaccgatttttcttcattatcgTTGCTCAACGAAATATCTTCTTTCGCTCCATCTGCCAACGAGATTTTCGTCTCATCAGACGTGATGTTTTCATCGATcaaaacatttgttttttcgtcatttcttTTCGACTCGTCTATGGCAACCGCTGTGGAGTCATTTGTTAATTGCGACGATATTGAATTATCTAGATTTTCTGTTGTTATTGAAAGaccattttcttttgtttcgtcGACTAAGTCTACCTCGGTCGCAGCGTTCAGACCTTCcgttgtttcttttatttgcTTTTTACTTCGGGTTTCCCGATTTTTTTGTACCGACTGCGAAACGCTTATTTCTTGAGTATTCTCACCTGATTCGTCTACCAATTTCgcgacgaaatttttttcacaattttcatcttttttcccTACAGTATCTtgtcctttttcatttttttcggttaCGGATTCATCGGCTTTTACCAACGGAACAGTCTCGTCATTGCTACACCCAACCTCGCTCCCTGAAACGCCTTCATCACCATTTTCCCCTACTTTCACTTCAGCTTCACTCGGGGTATTCTCTGAATCATCAATCTCTTCTGATTCGCCAGACACATGATTTTCGGACCGACTCATTATTTGTAAACTACTTTTCTCATCGTCTTCCAATTCATTATCAATTTCAGCCATGAAATTCTTACCATTTTCTCCATCTTTTGTGTCTTCCAAAGCACTTTCGCCTCCGTCTTCGACTTCCATCCTCATCTCCGAAGTCGTATTTTCATCTTTTGCGTCCATAGAATTATCGAGTACTTTATCTCCGTCCTCGGTAGGATTCGATGGGCTTTGATTGGAAGGAGCCTCCTCAAGACCAGTGGAATTTTCATCAGCGTTGATGGACTCGGCAACGGGTAAATCGGCAGCGACGACGTCAACAACCGAATCATTCACGCTTTTGGATTCAGTGTCAGCCTCCGTAGACTCAAGTTCGAGTAGCGGCGAAGATTTTCCGGACGTAGAAAAATTATCGTCGGTTTGATTCTCCTCGCGTGCCAAAGCATTAGCCATAAAATCTGAAACTGCTTCGGCAGTGTCAGGATTCGATAACGTCTCCCGCAGCTCTGAACCATCGTTTACAGTGGAAATCTGAACCTCATTCGCGTTGGAAGTTTTCTCAGTGGATTTAATATCGGAAGAAACTTTCTTATCCGGCAGTGCAGCTATGGAATTGTCGTCGACGATTTTTGGCGACACTTCAGAATCGTTTGTTCTTTTGTTTTGGGAGAGTGCAGTTGTGTGATTGGATAGTGAATCATTCGAGCTCGAATCAATTTTCGTAACAGTTTCTTTCTTACTGTCCCATTTGATAGTCCTGAGACAACTTTTGTCACGACCATAATGAGCATTCTGGTTGTAATATTTTTCGCTGCAGGCATTCGAAACATACGGTTGTTTGGTGACGGGACTGCGCGACGCGTGCTTTGAAAAACTTCCAAAATGTCCGGAATAGTGCCAGCCTTTGTGGGACGGGGTATCAATGTCCACAGAGTCCAACgacttgtttacatttttgttACTCTCGCCATTTGCCTCTTCCACTTTGGTGTTCAATAGATCCAATGATGACGACTCTTTTTCATTTAGTGCTGTCTCGACTTCATTGAAATCATTCTCAGTCGGATATTCTCCGTTCGTCATAGTTTCCTCTTTCAACGCGTTCTTTCGTTCCGTCATTTCTGAGGACGGGACGTCTGATCCCAGTTCTGCGAACAACAAGCCAACTTGTACTTACTACgagcaaattatttttcctacTTTCATTCTTTAGtgcaagaaaatatttttcttgcactcgttttttcatagGGACTATATCAATTGTGAGATGCAAGTGTTTCGTTAGCACTGTCGATCGATGGGCTGCTCGGAATTCAAAAAAAGCTTGGTTTACCCGCAATTTGTCGAAGAAATCGGAGCTCGATTCATTGTTTGGTACAAATCGTTCACAAAATCGCCACTAACAATGTGCTTCAACAACTTTAGGCTGTCCTTCCGAAAAGGACACTTGGATTTTAATACCCAACTTTCGCATACGTGAAGAGGGAGTTGAAACAAGATTACACTCGAAATTCCAACagcggaaaataatttttttcgattttaatcATCATTTTTGTGTGGCGGTAGCCAACCAACGAAAACGCGCACAAAGCAAACGATACGTAAGTATATACTATAAGTATTGAGTACTGTATGTATAAGATTCGAACCCTGAAAATCTCTTGTACGATTATGGCCTAACAAACGGTCTCGCCACTTGAAGCGCCGGGGAAACCAAATGTTCTGAAATTCGAAATACTTGCAATCAAAATATTTGCAGCAGTCTACTTCTGGGATCTTATCCTAAAAATCCGTCAACCCTGTGCGACGGGCAGTTTTAGAATTCTAAGGAAttagttttatgaaaaaagatCTTGGCCATCATTCCCTGTATGTAAGTACACAAACCGCACAAAATTGATGACAAAAATCGGATAAATCTTTTGATCGGATTTATCCGATTTTCGGATATCATTTAAAAtcggttgaaattttgagtgcGATCTTGTTTCAACTCCCTCTCTATGTATGCATAAGCTGGATATTTGAATTGAAGTGTCCCTTTCGAAAGAAATCCTAATTTTATAATAGATCGACTGAAAAGTCCTAACTAAGTGAGTGATCGTTCGCAACGAAATGCCATTGCTATCaacaatcattaaaaaattaacaaaattaagACAACACGGAAATTAACAGTGCATCGGAACAAAGTCGCTCGTTTTTTAATTACCAATGAACTGCTAAAATGTGAGTATGTCAGAAAAATCTAAACATAATGGTACTGACACCGAGAACACCGGCGATGGTGCTATTGCTGATATTCCagcagaaaaattttcacttcaatGAACGTCTACAATGAAtatccaaacagaaatttataGAATAACGGTCCGCAGAAAACCTTGTGATAACATGTTAGTATTTTTAAAATCTCATCAATCCAACGTAGTTTATCaagttttcaataattcgGAACTTCGGCTTTGAAACAGTCGTATGTTTCTCAATGATGTTCGATGAATGtgtcaaaagtaaaaaacttGTCCTGAAGTGATTGTTATCTTCGGGCAATTTCTAGGTTTGGAGGATTCGCAAGTTCAGCTAACCGTCAACATTCCGAAAATTTGGATAAGCGAGCCGTATTCGAAATCCACGAGTCCAAAAAAAGTCAAGCTTTTCATATACGAATGTGAAGGCTACGAACTTTAACAGGGCTCCCTCTAACATTCAATGAAAGACGCAACTTTTGCaagtttcaacttttattaaattttactaGTTCTCAGCTGTTAAGAATATCGTGATTCAGTGCCTGCCTCAAAAGTGCAATTTTCGATTGGTGTATAGCGTGCTGAAAGTGCTCGATTTTCCAACAATCCGTGCGGCTCCGTACGTGCGGAAAAGCCAGAGTTTTCCACACCAGTCCAAGAAAAACTCAATAGCGCCTGCTATTGATTTACGCTGTATTACGCCGTATTGATTTACGGAAATAGTCTTCCTAtacaattgattttgttctgcAATTCCGGTCAATTCAATGCATGCGACATGCAACAACGACAACTTAAATATAATGTGTAAAAACGTGGTCCTCGCTGCAAAAAAATCCTGGAGCAAACTCGCTTATAAACGTCTTTGCCTCCGAATCGCGACCAGAACTTTAGATGATGCACAATCGAGTTTTGCTTGCTGCTAGTCTGTTATTGGATCTCAAATCGCATTTTAGAGGCAGATGTTGAAAAGAACAACGGGTGCGACAAAAGTGAGGTATGATATCGAAAGTGCACCTTGAACTTTCAACTCGCGTGGCAACTTGACACGCGAGGGAACTCGTTGGTAAGAGGAAACCTCGATAACTATTTTGGTTTTTCTATTTTAGATGAATCATTATTTATGCCGTATCGGGAGATGCAACCGCGATGAGTTTTGAGCCATTATTCGAGAAGCATCGTTGATTTGGGACTAacttcaatttttgaaaaatatttctccttGAAATAGTCGATTGTATGAGGtttcattaaataaaaaaacaaccaCAGTACAACACTCGAGATGAGGTTTCGAGTTggttgaaaaaactttgaagttAAGTGGATAGTGAATTATAAATGACGGTTGAATAAAACATTCAGTTGCAGCCTGGTTTTCGAAGCAGAGTACCAATCCGCGGAACAATGtgctgatcattttgaaattcttatttttatgattttacaTCAAAGATGATACAAGTAGCGATGACATAGCGTTCTTAATACCGAATGCCGACTGCTATTGCAAAAATAATGGAGTCTATGAACGAAAGGAAATAGTGACTGCAACCAGGAGAAGAAAGAATGGACATTCCTGTCCAAAGAGGCTGATAATTAGCAACGTGTATATACAAGGAAATGAGTATTCTGTCGTTTTGTGCCTTCTGCTTTAGGCATCAGTTGATACAGGGGTTTGATACTTCAGCGAGAAACTTTTTTAAAACCGTGCATCGATCGAATTGTACTGATTTTAAGTACATCAAAGTGTGAAATGTGGAATAATCATGAAACCTCGTTGGATTATATTTTCCTTGATGTTTGTAGCAGCGAACAGAATTCAATTGATGAAAAACCTAGAATGAGTTCAAAAGGTGACGCCggtctttttttctattgagAAACGTTGTGCATacttgagataatctttcagtCGCAAGAGTGAGGGGTCGGTAATTAAATTGCAGGTACAAGCTTTTCTCGGACACGCTCAACATTAAAAGGAAACGGAGAATCACACGTTAATCTCTGATAAGTCTTAGTTCACTCGAAAATGAAGCATTTCCgtgaaaaatttgtatctgCAAATCAATTACCGACCTTGCACTCTTGCAACTGACAGACACTCTTAAGGGGGATCGGTCATTTCTCTGAAGTCAAAAAAGAGCTTAAATTAAAGTTATTCACGGTTATCCTGATTTATGTTGAATATTCATATTATCAATTATGATTGCTTATAATGTCCCACATtcttgataaataattaatgtagtcgagataaaataaatagttaAATTCTCAACGACTTGGGAGTCGCATCAGCTGTCAGGCTGGAAAATTATTGGGCGAAGTGAAACTTTGTTGTTATGTTGTAATTAATTGAGACGGTCAATCTGTATCTCTCGATTTTTTACATCTGTTATATCTCATCTACCGAAATCCGATTTTTGGATTACCTAACTTTACTGTGAGAGTATCAAAATTGTGATTTCTGAACTTCCGTCGATTGCCTCCATAAAAGAACGTGTTTCATACAGTAAAATGCACAACTTCGAGAATTTATTACGAACGAACGAAACGGTCAATGTTGCTCAAATTTCGGGAATAGCTGCGTATAGTCTTTGTTTATAactcataaaaatttaaagtcCGTATCTTTATCTTTGCGTGATAGCCGATCCCCCTTAAGAGTGCAAATCTGTTATTGAAATgtgagcaaaaataatccatcagcaTAGTAATAGAACTTGATATTAAACAATGTACATAAGAACGTGCTCGCAGTCCTATAAATTTgtttataaaatgaatatacaGAGATCAAGGAGGTCGACGCGCGAGACCTTTTGTCGTTAGAGTTGGAGTCACTTTTTCTACCACTGCAGCAACGCAATTTGATGAATCTTTTAgagttaaggaagttgaggcattagaaagaaaatgatgtaATCACTTTTagaccgattgcatcttatgaagtgaagtgtaaaaaaaatcagttataTTTTCAGTCAGTtcaggagcgtcgttgctgagaaaaatcaataacaatttgtaccaaataataatcttatggaagtcaagacacattcagtggtATCTCCGTAAAAAataatgctaaaaatatgaaatttttttcgcaacACGAGCAagacttgctgaataatgtcaattttttcagatttattaggaaatTTGCAAAGATTATATTAAAAA includes:
- the wde gene encoding activating transcription factor 7-interacting protein 1 isoform X2 → MKQTCTEIELGSDVPSSEMTERKNALKEETMTNGEYPTENDFNEVETALNEKESSSLDLLNTKVEEANGESNKNVNKSLDSVDIDTPSHKGWHYSGHFGSFSKHASRSPVTKQPYVSNACSEKYYNQNAHYGRDKSCLRTIKWDSKKETVTKIDSSSNDSLSNHTTALSQNKRTNDSEVSPKIVDDNSIAALPDKKVSSDIKSTEKTSNANEVQISTVNDGSELRETLSNPDTAEAVSDFMANALAREENQTDDNFSTSGKSSPLLELESTEADTESKSVNDSVVDVVAADLPVAESINADENSTGLEEAPSNQSPSNPTEDGDKVLDNSMDAKDENTTSEMRMEVEDGGESALEDTKDGENGKNFMAEIDNELEDDEKSSLQIMSRSENHVSGESEEIDDSENTPSEAEVKVGENGDEGVSGSEVGCSNDETVPLVKADESVTEKNEKGQDTVGKKDENCEKNFVAKLVDESGENTQEISVSQSVQKNRETRSKKQIKETTEGLNAATEVDLVDETKENGLSITTENLDNSISSQLTNDSTAVAIDESKRNDEKTNVLIDENITSDETKISLADGAKEDISLSNDNEEKSVNDNGTDKVATLRSSLKRTLSEIMLDEMDLSKRIQMKSKKSENTSESTVKENDSSQVLSENVSDAIAKTDKNIDTPNVENTVTNSNGENLIPESVENTIINNVVEKSFGPRRNVEEKNAARSDDHEADDDERMDDCEVIEVPAKRKQKRSRKSLNTLRENAISQDDTQEYENVRQKRKTAQNAEEMIRKECLANTDSESNDSLSKFIVITHKPNNNSRATSPPTLKRNYVDDEIKSEGTATKKLKSDVTLNGDISTKSESVESETKQTLHSVRQFFRREANGSLCKLRQEDLEELLIQKIVETITMKGEIGKLREQAKVSERNQEATRLKCQQLAKQVKDFEMVLSRFKADLRSNPDSKTVVPIKINRSVGLQVNFVTDHGIQNLRQLQQAQKIIAGTTMNGVIAGQQQQQFQQQKQPAQQVTQPQGESVAPGIKRTVKVRSPRRPENSTSSPVISSVSTPVNSPHASTITPAALVVTKAASDSRPSVTTANQQPPVLSSQLLASNTIVVNGTVANPIRQTAALQASKTKNSDLIDLTQEEEKTKTPVNNKSTAAHNETSPSVSNVQKIAPRFHTVIQTIPGNMAITAQSGIRVVQPSSQPTPTALVNNMNAPRLAYVTMQSGIVPRQVVLTSTPTPIRPAPTNTIRATFPITGTINNSTVRVIPATGAPPLIFKHPAALPESSNSISSPSWKLPPPAPSLKISKVPNGIVLSWNMALSDKYAEIASYQLYAYQEISGIAPSSSLWKKVGDVRALPLPMACTLTQFSEGNNYYFAVRAVDKHSRLGQYSQPGNISL